The bacterium HR11 genome includes a region encoding these proteins:
- the yfiC gene encoding tRNA1(Val) (adenine(37)-N6)-methyltransferase, with protein sequence MAVDWNVLQQAQWLCRPMEIPPLVQNPKGYRFSVDTVLLAQMVRLPADATVVDLGTGCGVLLITLALQNLSLRRAIGIEIQASLLRLAKRNAHQWRLKETLQWIHGDVRRIRRYLPASVADVVVTNPPYRPATQGQLSPTTERAIARHEISGRLYDFLKAARYVVKPSGTLFMVYPYWRRYYLATQILLARWAWRWIDFCQMPHKDRPQFIRMELVPQSAERTPWLGLSRTWFSSQQGGFQTEIFDDVEVLKHYWPEAYAALPQVFSVGPDFRPVPPAPSELPAEADRPEQVG encoded by the coding sequence ATGGCGGTCGACTGGAACGTCCTTCAGCAGGCCCAGTGGCTGTGCCGCCCGATGGAGATCCCGCCCCTGGTCCAGAATCCCAAGGGCTATCGGTTTTCGGTCGATACGGTCCTGCTGGCGCAGATGGTCCGTCTGCCGGCGGACGCCACGGTCGTCGACCTGGGGACGGGGTGCGGCGTCCTGCTCATCACGCTGGCGCTCCAGAACCTGAGCCTCCGGCGGGCCATCGGCATCGAGATCCAGGCTTCTCTGCTTCGCTTGGCCAAGCGGAATGCCCACCAGTGGCGTCTGAAGGAGACCCTCCAGTGGATTCACGGGGACGTACGGCGCATCCGGCGGTACCTGCCGGCCAGCGTGGCCGACGTCGTCGTGACGAACCCGCCGTACCGTCCGGCGACGCAGGGCCAGCTCAGTCCGACGACCGAGCGGGCCATCGCCCGGCACGAGATCAGCGGGCGCCTCTACGACTTCCTGAAGGCGGCCCGCTATGTCGTCAAGCCCTCCGGGACGCTCTTCATGGTCTACCCCTACTGGCGCCGGTACTACCTGGCGACCCAGATCCTGCTGGCCCGGTGGGCCTGGCGGTGGATCGACTTCTGCCAGATGCCCCACAAGGACCGTCCCCAGTTCATCCGAATGGAGCTGGTCCCGCAGTCGGCGGAACGGACGCCCTGGCTGGGCCTTTCCCGAACCTGGTTTTCCAGTCAGCAAGGCGGGTTTCAGACCGAAATCTTTGACGACGTCGAGGTCCTGAAGCATTACTGGCCGGAAGCCTATGCGGCCCTGCCGCAGGTCTTCTCGGTCGGACCTGACTTCCGACCCGTCCCTCCGGCCCCGTCGGAGCTTCCCGCCGAGGCCGACCGGCCGGAGCAAGTGGGGTGA